A window of the Lactuca sativa cultivar Salinas chromosome 5, Lsat_Salinas_v11, whole genome shotgun sequence genome harbors these coding sequences:
- the LOC111885848 gene encoding uncharacterized protein LOC111885848 yields the protein MALKDGIYQIGLIDMRELLIVSIIELEKSLICLPNPKSQYKVLLSINLQKLKKNTTLVCLLVQKDIIHACAKEATKSIIKELGEDYFAILADESADITHNEQMSLCLRYVDKKGDIVERFLSVVHVVDTITLALKKEIYSLLAEYSLSPSKIRGQGYDGASNMKGESNGLKNLILKETTSAYYVHCFAHQFQLTLVAVSKKSIDCGWLFEIHTKLLNAIGVSCKRKEMLREAQAQKVSQEFDADQLESGKGLNQELSLGRPGDTSSRSHCKLIVNVISLYHVIREVLDKIGDASSSSDDRLKADVVAYSLESFDFIFMIHLMKTIFDVENDLNNALQRKVQDIVNAMSLVTLTRRRLQEVGDNGWEPLLSSVITFCEKNCIEAPNMEDVYIPTVFVAIIDLQLQELKNRFDEVSMDLLVYMASLSPIDDFKSFDKEKIITLAKLYPSEFSSVELVRLGDQLDKYIYNMKKDDIFQGLKDLK from the exons ATGGCTTTAAAAGATGGAATATACCAAATAGGTTTGATAGACATGAGGGAGTTGTTAATAGTATCCATAATCGAGCTAGAGAAAAGTTTGATATGCTTACCAAACCCAAAAAGTCAATACAAAGTGCTTTTGAGTATCAATCTACAAAAGCTCAAAAAGAATACCACACTCGTTTGCTTGCTTGTGCAAAAAGATATCATACACGCTTGTGCAAAAGAAGCAACTAAATCCATTATTAAAGAACTTGGTGAAGATTACTTTGCAATATTAGCAGATGAATCGGCTGATATTACTCATAACGAGCAAATGTCTTTGTGCTTGCGATATGTAGATAAGAAAGGAGACATAGTTGAAAGGTTTCTCAGTGTTGTACATGTCGTTGATACCATAACTTTAGCTCTTAAAAAGGAAATTTATTCTTTGCTTGCAGAGTATTCATTAAGTCCTTCTAAAATCCGAGGTCAAGGATATGATGGAGCTAGTAATATGAAGGGTGAAAGTAATGGCCTTAAAAATCTAATCTTAAAAGAAACCACATCTGCATACTATGTTCACTGTTTTGCACATCAATTTCAACTAACACTAGTTGCAGTTTCAAAAAAGAGCATAGATTGTGGTTGGCTCTTTGAGATACATACAAAATTATTGAATGCCATTGGAGTTTCTTGTAAGAGAAAAGAAATGTTGCGAGAAGCTCAAGCTCAAAAGGTTTCACAAGAATTTGATGCTGATCAACTTGAAAGTGGCAAAGGATTGAATCAAGAACTTAGTTTGGGAAGGCCGGGTGATACTAGTAGTAGATCCCATTGTAAACTGATTGTGAATGTTATTTCCTTATATCATGTGATACGCGAGGTTCTTGATAAGATAGGAGATGCATCTTCAAGTTCGGACGATCGGCTAAAAGCGGATGTTGTTGCTTATTCACTCGAgtcttttgattttatatttatgaTACATTTGATGAAGACTATTTTTGATGTGGAAAATGATTTGAACAATGCTTTACAAAGAAAAGTTCAAGACATAGTTAATGCCATGTCATTGGTTACATTGACCAGGCGACGGCTACAAGAAGTAGGAGATAATGGTTGGGAACCTCTCTTAAGTTCAGTCATAACGTTTTGTGAAAAAAATTGCATTGAAGCTCCTAATATGGAAGATGTATATATTCCGACAG TCTTTGTTGCAATCATTGAtttgcaacttcaagagttgaaGAACCGATTTGACGAGGTTAGTATGGATCTACTTGTTTATATGGCTAGTTTGAGCCCCATTGATGATTTTAAATCTTTTGATAAAGAAAAAATTATTACACTTGCAAAACTTTATCCTAGTGAGTTTTCAAGTGTTGAATTAGTTCGTCTTGGTGATCAGCTTGATAAATACATCTACAATATGAAAAAAGACGACATATTTCAAGGATTGAAGGATCTTAAATAG